The Flammeovirga kamogawensis genome includes a region encoding these proteins:
- a CDS encoding DUF302 domain-containing protein, with amino-acid sequence MIIKYLKNLIITLVIISIYSCSSTPPAVPKVGQQVDQEVVELDKKIRRFTPVTKIDHARFARKEGVYTPPSIVTIFSNPKVNTKLIQKNPLIAIDLPYKVLCYSEADTTLAKVAYTSAEFLKKRHGLTDEDVKDFNKDITRVISAFPQESVVTSTTKDVTKHFGIHTVASKYDFETTVKNLNEAIGAQGDTEFFAVVDYQKDAKKYGVDMNPMQLILFGGPAPGGKAMHTTPRLGLDAFCQKLLVFADDEGNVTVAFNDIVDFSELYYDTWTIPQRVINYRLNDTFSGAVTD; translated from the coding sequence ATGATTATTAAATATCTAAAAAACCTAATAATTACACTCGTTATTATTAGTATATATTCTTGTTCTTCTACACCTCCTGCTGTTCCTAAAGTCGGACAACAAGTTGATCAAGAAGTAGTAGAACTAGATAAAAAGATTCGACGTTTTACGCCTGTAACAAAAATTGATCACGCTCGTTTTGCACGCAAAGAGGGTGTTTATACTCCCCCATCTATTGTTACAATTTTCTCTAACCCAAAAGTAAATACAAAACTTATTCAGAAGAATCCATTAATTGCAATAGATTTACCTTATAAGGTATTGTGTTATTCTGAAGCCGATACTACTCTAGCCAAAGTTGCTTACACTTCTGCAGAGTTCTTAAAGAAAAGACATGGATTAACAGACGAAGATGTAAAAGATTTTAATAAAGATATTACACGAGTAATAAGTGCGTTCCCTCAAGAAAGTGTTGTAACATCTACTACAAAAGATGTTACTAAACATTTTGGTATACACACAGTTGCTTCAAAATATGATTTTGAAACGACAGTGAAGAATTTAAATGAAGCAATTGGTGCTCAAGGAGACACAGAGTTTTTTGCTGTAGTAGACTATCAGAAAGACGCTAAAAAATATGGTGTTGACATGAATCCAATGCAATTAATTCTTTTTGGAGGACCTGCTCCTGGAGGAAAAGCAATGCATACTACACCTAGACTTGGTTTAGATGCCTTCTGCCAAAAACTTTTAGTTTTTGCTGATGATGAAGGAAATGTTACTGTTGCTTTTAATGATATTGTAGATTTCTCTGAACTGTATTATGACACATGGACTATTCCTCAAAGAGTGATTAATTACAGGCTAAATGATACTTTTTCTGGTGCAGTAACCGACTAA
- a CDS encoding glycoside hydrolase family 43 protein: MYRLILLLLLFAIPTFAQDSTFKNPILQGGYPDPSITSDGEYYYIVNSSFEYFPGLPIHRSKDLVNWELIGYGLHREEQCNGEMNLVDVQQNGGIHAPTLRYHDGKFYIITTNVYNPIDGSPTKTINFIITADKAEGPWSEPHIIEGAPGIDPDLFFDDNGDVWYFGANSPENPTYEGEGEIYGQQLDLNEWKFIGERQYLYRGACGGVWVEGPHMYKHDGLYYLMVAEGGTSYNHSMMIAVSDDIKGTFVSNERNPILTTRNLSYDNWVNSTGHADIIQLKDGRWYMVALGIRGDVQRATNMGRETFLVPVQWEREPFWWKEPKYDWPVVAPETGRVMKNEKLPFTDKVQYRDGSFKDDFDTDVLNLEWNFRRVPLPNTYSLTKKSGFLRVFAKPEIIKMRGQASLMGVRQRETDFDYSAKMQFAGKKEGVEAGISIFQKDDNYINMTVTKQNGKYVLKVAVAEKKVDKVKVIKEQVLDNYNSTIVFKVVSRENKYHFMYSLDNGKSFAEFVETKADYLLSFGWNSGYTGAYCGVYVTSNGKASKEYADFDWIDYKGFEH; encoded by the coding sequence ATGTATAGATTAATACTATTATTATTGCTTTTTGCAATACCTACATTTGCACAAGATTCAACATTTAAAAACCCTATTTTACAAGGAGGGTATCCAGACCCATCAATAACTTCTGATGGAGAGTATTATTATATCGTCAATTCTTCTTTTGAGTATTTTCCAGGGTTACCTATTCATAGGAGTAAAGATCTGGTAAATTGGGAATTAATTGGCTACGGATTACACAGAGAAGAACAATGTAATGGCGAAATGAACCTCGTTGATGTTCAGCAAAATGGAGGTATTCATGCACCTACTTTGCGTTATCATGATGGTAAATTCTATATCATTACTACAAACGTTTACAACCCAATAGATGGTTCTCCTACCAAAACAATCAATTTTATTATAACTGCTGATAAAGCAGAAGGACCTTGGTCTGAACCACATATAATTGAAGGTGCACCTGGTATTGATCCAGACTTGTTTTTTGACGACAATGGTGATGTATGGTATTTTGGCGCAAATTCTCCTGAAAATCCAACATACGAAGGAGAAGGAGAAATCTATGGTCAGCAATTAGATTTAAATGAGTGGAAGTTTATTGGTGAACGCCAATACCTTTATAGAGGAGCATGTGGTGGTGTTTGGGTAGAAGGACCGCATATGTATAAGCACGATGGTCTTTATTATTTAATGGTTGCTGAAGGAGGTACGAGTTATAACCATTCTATGATGATTGCTGTAAGTGATGATATTAAAGGAACGTTTGTATCTAATGAGCGTAACCCAATCTTAACTACAAGAAACCTGTCTTATGATAACTGGGTGAACAGTACAGGACATGCTGATATCATTCAATTAAAAGATGGACGTTGGTATATGGTTGCCTTAGGTATTAGAGGTGATGTGCAACGTGCTACCAACATGGGTAGAGAAACTTTCTTAGTACCTGTACAATGGGAAAGAGAACCATTTTGGTGGAAAGAACCAAAGTACGATTGGCCAGTAGTTGCTCCAGAAACAGGTAGAGTGATGAAAAATGAAAAACTTCCATTTACTGATAAAGTACAATATAGAGACGGTTCTTTTAAGGATGATTTTGATACAGATGTTCTAAATTTAGAATGGAATTTTAGAAGAGTACCTTTACCAAATACCTATAGTTTAACTAAAAAAAGTGGTTTTCTTAGAGTTTTTGCAAAACCTGAAATCATAAAAATGAGAGGTCAAGCTAGTTTAATGGGTGTTCGCCAAAGAGAAACAGATTTTGATTATTCTGCAAAAATGCAATTTGCTGGTAAAAAAGAAGGTGTTGAAGCGGGTATAAGTATCTTTCAAAAAGATGATAATTATATTAATATGACTGTTACTAAGCAAAATGGAAAATATGTTTTGAAAGTTGCTGTTGCAGAAAAGAAAGTTGATAAAGTGAAAGTAATTAAGGAGCAAGTGCTTGATAATTATAATAGTACTATTGTATTTAAAGTAGTTTCTAGAGAGAATAAATATCATTTTATGTACTCCCTTGATAATGGTAAATCATTTGCAGAATTTGTTGAAACAAAAGCCGATTACCTTTTAAGCTTTGGTTGGAACAGTGGCTATACAGGTGCGTATTGTGGCGTTTATGTTACAAGTAATGGGAAAGCATCAAAAGAATATGCAGATTTTGATTGGATTGATTACAAAGGATTTGAGCATTAG